One Halichoerus grypus chromosome 1, mHalGry1.hap1.1, whole genome shotgun sequence genomic region harbors:
- the USF3 gene encoding basic helix-loop-helix domain-containing protein USF3 gives MPEMTENETPTKKQHRKKNRETHNAVERHRKKKINAGINRIGELIPCSPALKQSKNMILDQAFKYITELKRQNDELLLNGGNNEQAEEIKKLRKQLEEIQKENGRYIELLKANDICLYDDPTIHWKGNLKNSKVSVVIPSDQVQKNIIVYSNGSQPGGHSQGTAVQGITFNVGHNLQKQTANVVPVQRACNLVTPVSISGVYPPENKPWHQTTVSALAANQPVPLCLPATISAQNILELSTSESESSVLGATSGSLIAVPIGPEPHHHRSLHTCVNDKKSPENKNGQESPRSVKKTVPGATSIPTTSSATAANVHHGSKSCPSIQDFRNDFQTTFVVSLTTTVSSQPPRSVGDPCPASISKGADLAGVTAVVAPSAPGGGKTTTPVSTLSATPLDSSWNLSCSLPSSSISASDLKNMNSLTRISSAGNTQTTWTTLQLAGNTIQPLSQTPSSAVTPVVNESGPSPTITNHGRHVATGINLSNSFPADGQAVEQVVVTLPSCPSLPMQPLIAQPQVKSQPPKNILPLNSAMQVIQMAQPVGSAVNAAPANQNVIILQPPSTTPCPTVMRAEVPNQTVGQQIVIIQAANQNPLPLLSAPPPGSVRLPVNGASALIGSNNSVQNVSTPQTFGGKHLVHILPRPSSLSTSSSTQTFSVTMSNQQQPQTISLNGQLFALQPVMSSPGTTNQTPMQIIQPTTSEDPNTNVALNTFGALASLNQSISQMAGQSCVQLSISQPANPPTAANSQTTPVNCVSLTTTVASPMTTDNSATLPNTYNLVTTPSMNTVACLPNVKSKRLNKKPGAKKHLAANKSACPLNPVRDAGKLDCPSTEAPTEPSCNDGLLESLPVVLPSVAVCQANSVSVSGSHSVDVLNSESVIPESVPRSKSAEETSSPSQESVASEHFVMAPAKSKDSAPILQRETSQDKPPTSLALSDSAKSCTSANVLIPSPSDPRTLVSQVSGLSSTASTASTDCVSKVEIIAEPCRVEQDSSATMQTTGLLKGQGLTALLSGLAKEKDPQKLSLPVQVDHPDFSSEHSKIVDSGVDLHPKQELLLMNSDDRDPGPHHSCVPDPEVISSSLLVSRQADSPMSTSSGSSRSFSVASMLPETAREDVTSSTTTNTCDSCTFVEQTDIVALAARAIFDQDSLEKGRAGSQADMREVTSKPSEAPPLEGDQPFKAQLSKEGGAGQAEVTPSDFNSQDSIEATVDRPLGKPSCSVGIKTSNASLQVSASQPPSITSLSVNNLIHQSGISHPLVSCAGMSQASEQTTVPATVNLTVASSSYTSQPPGVPLMTEYPQEQLNTITGTLPNPQIQEPLLKPSQESRKDSAKRAVQDDLLLSSAKRQKHCPPAPLRLEAMSLMSRTPDGISDQAQMMVNQLPPDSASSAVPLSNPAHGDGLTRLFPASNNFVAPALRPTEVQCTSQNSVAEQQPTQASQHLQALQQHVPAQGVAHLHSNHLYLKQQHQVGQLRERHHLYQLQHHVPHAESSVLSQAHNVHQQRTLQQEVQMQKKRSLVQGTQASQLSLQPKHHGTEQSRPKSGQPHPHHQQMQQQMQQHFGSSQPEKSCENPSTSRNHHNHPQNHLSQDMMHQQPDVGSRQQGSGVSSEHVSGHNPMQRLLTSRGIEQQMVSQPSIVTRPSDMTCTPHRPERNRVSSYSAEALIGKTSSNSEQRMGISIQGSRVSDQLEMRSYLDVPRNKSLAIHNMQGRVDHPVASDIRLSDCQTFKPSGASQQPPGNFEVQSSRNNEIGNPVSSLRSMQSQAFRISQNPGAPPVDRQKRLPYPPVQSIPTGNAIPPRDSENTCHQSFMQSLLAPHLGDQVLGSQRSLSEHQRNTQCGPSSAIEYNCPPTHESVHIRRESESQNRESCDMSLGAINTRNSTLNIPFSSSSSSGDIQGRNTSPNVSVQKSNPMRITDSHGTKGHMNPPATTNMHGVARPALPHPSVSHGNAEQGPPVRPTNSSVPQRSRHPLQDSSGSKIRQPERNRSGNQRHSNVFDPSLPHLPLSTSGSMILGRQQPPTDKRGSIVRFMPDSPQVPNDNSAPDQHTLSQNFGFPFIPEGGMNPPINANTSFIPQVTQPSATRTPALIPVDPQNTLPSFYPPYSPAHPTLSNDISIPYFSNQMFSNPSTEKVNSGSLNNRFGSILSPPRPVGFAQPSFPLLPDMPPMHMTNSHLSNFNMTSLFPEIATALPDGSAMSPLLTIANSSASDSSKQSSNRPAHNISHILGHDCSSAV, from the exons ATGCCAGAAATGACAGAGAATGAGACTCCTACAAAAAAGCAGCACAG gaagaaaaaccGGGAGACACATAATGCAG TGGAGAGgcatagaaagaagaaaatcaatgcCGGAATAAACAGGATAGGAGAGCTGATCCCATGTTCCCCTGCCCTGAAGCAG AGCAAGAATATGATCCTGGACCAAGCCTTTAAATATATAACAGAATTGAAAAGGCAAAATGATGAACTCCTGCTTAATGGAGGAAACAATGAACAAG ctgaagaaattaaaaagctaCGTAAACAACTGGaagaaattcaaaaagaaaatggcCGATATATTGAGTTACTGAAAGCAAATGACATATGCCTATATGATGACCCCACAATCCACTggaaaggaaatcttaaaaactCAAAGGTCTCTGTTGTTATTCCCAGTGATCAGGTTCAAAAAAATATCATTGTTTATTCCAATGGGAGTCAGCCTGGTGGACATAGCCAGGGAACAGCTGTTCAGGGGATAACCTTTAATGTTGGTCATAATTTACAAAAGCAAACCGCCAATGTGGTACCAGTACAGAGGGCTTGCAATCTGGTGACTCCTGTGTCTATTTCTGGAGTTTACCCTCCTGAAAACAAGCCATGGCATCAGACCACAGTTTCTGCACTGGCTGCCAACCAGCCTGTTCCTCTTTGTCTTCCTGCTACCATTTCTGCTCAGAACATTCTCGAGCTTTCCACCTCCGAAAGCGAATCGAGTGTGCTTGGTGCCACCAGCGGCTCACTGATCGCTGTTCCCATTGGGCCTGAACCCCACCACCATCGGTCCTTGCACACATGTGTAAATGATAAAAAATCTCCTGAAAATAAGAATGGGCAAGAGAGCCCCAGATCAGTGAAGAAAACAGTCCCTGGTGCCACAAGCATCCCCACCACCTCCTCGGCGACTGCCGCGAACGTGCACCATGGAAGCAAGTCCTGCCCGAGCATACAGGATTTCAGAAATGATTTTCAAACCACCTTCGTCGTTTCACTTACCACCACggtctcctcccagcctcccaggtcTGTAGGTGATCCTTGTCCAGCGAGCATTAGCAAGGGTGCAGACTTGGCAGGTGTTACCGCGGTGGTGGCCCCCTCTGCCCCCGGAGGAGGGAAGACCACCACTCCTGTAAGCACTCTCTCTGCAACCCCTTTGGACAGTAGTTGGAATCTTTCTTGTTCTTTGCCTTCTTCAAGTATTAGCGcttcagatttaaaaaacatgaatagCCTTACCCGAATTTCCTCCGCTGGAAACACACAGACCACGTGGACTACTTTGCAACTGGCGGGAAACACTATTCAGCCCTTAAGCCAGACACCTTCTTCTGCTGTGACTCCGGTAGTAAATGAGTCTGGTCCCAGCCCTACCATAACCAACCATGGTAGACACGTCGCTACAGGCATCAACTTGAGTAATTCCTTTCCAGCAGATGGGCAGGCGGTTGAGCAAGTAGTTGTAACCTTGCCTTCTTGCCCGTCTTTACCTATGCAGCCACTGATTGCCCAACCACAAGTTAAATCTCAGCCTCCAAAAAATATCCTTCCTTTGAATTCAGCAATGCAGGTTATTCAGATGGCTCAGCCCGTTGGGTCGGCTGTGAATGCAGCGCCAGCTAATCAAAATGTTATCATTCTTCAGCCCCCCAGCACTACCCCTTGCCCAACGGTGATGAGAGCAGAGGTTCCCAACCAAACAGTAGGTCAACAGATAGTGATCATACAGGCAGCTAATCAGAACCCCTTGCCGCTCCTCTCGGCTCCACCTCCTGGTTCTGTTCGACTCCCGGTCAATGGAGCCAGTGCTCTAATAGGGTCTAATAATTCAGTGCAAAATGTTTCAACCCCACAGACTTTTGGAGGAAAGCATCTTGTCCATATATTACCGAGACCTTCATCTTTATCAACATCTAGTTCAACACAAACTTTTTCTGTTACCATGTCAAACCAACAACAGCCTCAAACCATTTCTTTAAATGGACAGCTCTTTGCTTTGCAGCCTGTGATGTCCTCACCAGGAACTACAAATCAAACCCCTATGCAAATTATCCAACCCACCACCAGCGAAGATCCAAATACCAATGTTGCCCTGAATACGTTTGGAGCTTTGGCCAGCCTCAATCAAAGCATATCACAGATGGCTGGGCAAAGCTGTGTACAGTTGTCTATTAGCCAGCCTGCCAATCCTCCAACTGCTGCAAATAGTCAGACCACCCCAGTTAACTGTGTTTCGTTAACAACAACTGTAGCATCTCCCATGACAACGGATAATTCAGCCACACTACCCAATACTTACAATCTAGTAACTACTCCCTCAATGAACACCGTAGCTTGTTTACCTAACGTGAAGTCAAAAAGGTTGAATAAGAAGCCAGGTGCCAAGAAACACTTAGCAGCTAACAAGTCAGCGTGCCCCCTGAATCCAGTCAGAGACGCGGGCAAGTTAGACTGCCCCAGCACTGAAGCCCCCACAGAGCCATCGTGTAATGATGGACTGCTGGAAAGCCTCCCTGTTGTGTTACCATCTGTTGCCGTGTGCCAGGCAAATAGCGTAAGTGTTTCTGGTTCACATTCTGTGGATGTTCTGAATTCTGAATCAGTGATACCTGAATCTGTACCCAGATCTAAGTCAGCAGAAGAGACTAGCTCACCCTCCCAGGAATCTGTAGCAAGTGAACATTTTGTCATGGCCCCAGCAAAATCCAAAGATTCTGCCCCCATTTTGCAACGAGAGACATCTCAGGATAAGCCACCAACTAGTTTGGCGTTGTCAGATTCTGCCAAATCCTGCACTTCGGCCAACGTGTTGATTCCATCTCCAAGTGATCCCCGCACTTTGGTTTCTCAGGTTTCTGGTCTGTCATCTACCGCTAGCACTGCAAGTACCGACTGTGTTTCCAAGGTAGAGATCATTGCTGAACCTTGCCGGGTGGAGCAGGATTCATCTGCTACGATGCAAACGACAGGTCTCTTAAAGGGGCAAGGTTTGACTGCACTGCTCTCTGGTCTCGCTAAAGAGAAAGACCCTCAGAAATTGTCTCTTCCAGTCCAGGTGGACCATCCTGACTTTTCTTCGGAACATTCTAAAATAGTTGATTCAGGTGTCGATTTACATCCCAAACAGGAGCTCTTACTGATGAACAGTGACGATAGAGACCCGGGACCGCATCACTCCTGTGTCCCCGATCCGGAGGTTATCAGTAGTTCCTTGCTTGTCAGCAGGCAGGCCGACTCTCCCATGTCAACCAGCTCCGGGAGCAGTCGTAGTTTCTCGGTGGCGTCCATGCTTCCTGAAACGGCTAGAGAGGATGTCACCAGCAGTACGACGACGAATACATGTGACAGCTGTACCTTTGTAGAGCAAACGGACATCGTCGCTCTTGCGGCAAGAGCTATTTTTGACCAGGACAGCCTGGAGAAGGGAAGAGCCGGCAGCCAGGCTGACATGAGGGAAGTTACTTCGAAGCCTTCCGAGGCGCCACCTTTAGAGGGGGACCAGCCTTTCAAAGCACAGCTGTCTAAAGAGGGTGGCGCAGGACAGGCAGAAGTGACACCAAGTGACTTTAATTCTCAGGATTCGATTGAAGCCACGGTGGATCGGCCCCTTGGGAAACCAAGTTGCTCTGTAGGAATTAAAACATCAAATGCCTCTTTACAGGTTTCCGCCTCTCAGCCACCGAGCATCACCAGTTTGAGTGTGAATAATCTCATCCACCAGAGCGGCATCAGCCATCCTCTGGTCAGCTGTGCCGGGATGTCCCAAGCTTCAGAGCAAACGACTGTTCCTGCCACGGTTAACCTGACGGTGGCATCTAGCTCCTACACCAGTCAGCCTCCTGGAGTGCCTCTGATGACCGAGTATCCCCAGGAACAGCTGAATACCATTACTGGCACCCTCCCAAATCCACAGATCCAAGAGCCGCTCTTAAAGCCAAGTCAGGAAAGCCGCAAAGACTCTGCTAAGCGTGCTGTCCAAGATGACCTTCTGTTGTCTTCAGCTAAACGTCAAAAGCACTGTCCGCCAGCCCCGCTGAGGCTTGAGGCTATGTCCCTGATGAGCCGAACTCCGGACGGCATTTCTGATCAGGCTCAGATGATGGTCAATCAGCTCCCTCCCGACTCTGCGAGCTCTGCGGTGCCTCTCAGCAACCCAGCCCATGGAGACGGCCTTACGCGATTATTCCCAGCTAGTAACAATTTTGTGGCCCCCGCACTGAGGCCGACGGAAGTCCAGTGCACTTCTCAGAACTCGGTGGCCGAGCAGCAGCCAACGCAGGCCAGTCAGCATCTCCAGGCCCTGCAACAGCATGTCCCAGCCCAGGGGGTAGCCCACCTGCATAGTAACCACCTCTACTTAAAGCAGCAACACCAAGTGGGGCAGTTACGAGAGAGGCATCATTTATATCAGCTGCAGCATCATGTACCTCACGCCGAGAGCTCTGTCCTCTCTCAGGCCCATAATGTCCACCAGCAGAGGACTCTACAGCAGGAAGttcagatgcagaaaaagaggAGTCTTGTGCAGGGCACTCAGGCCTCGCAGCTTTCCTTGCAACCAAAGCACCACGGAACTGAGCAGTCCCGCCCCAAGAGCGGTCAGCCACATCCCCACCATCAGCAGATGCAGCAGCAGATGCAGCAACACTTTGGAAGTTCCCAGCCGGAGAAGAGCTGTGAAAACCCTTCAACTAGCCGGAACCACCATAACCATCCCCAGAACCATCTCAGTCAAGATATGATGCACCAGCAGCCGGATGTTGGAAGCAGGCAGCAAGGTTCAGGGGTTTCTTCGGAACACGTATCTGGGCACAATCCGATGCAGAGGCTTTTGACATCGAGAGGCATAGAGCAGCAAATGGTGTCCCAGCCAAGCATTGTGACTAGACCTTCAGACATGACGTGTACTCCACACAGGCCGGAGAGAAATAGAGTTTCAAGTTACTCTGCCGAGGCCCTCATTGGAAAGACATCTTCTAATTCAGAGCAGAGAATGGGCATATCGATTCAGGGTTCCAGAGTTTCGGATCAGCTTGAAATGAGAAGCTATCTTGATGTTCCCAGGAATAAGAGTTTAGCCATTCACAATATGCAGGGTCGCGTGGATCATCCCGTTGCCTCGGATATCCGCCTTTCTGACTGTCAGACATTTAAACCAAGTGGAGCCAGTCAGCAGCCCCCGGGTAATTTCGAAGTACAATCgtcaagaaataatgaaataggaAACCCTGTATCATCACTGAGGAGCATGCAGTCGCAGGCTTTTCGAATTAGTCAAAACCCCGGTGCACCACCAGTCGACCGCCAAAAGAGATTACCTTATCCACCAGTTCAGAGTATCCCAACAGGAAATGCCATCCCACCGAGGGACAGTGAAAATACATGCCACCAGAGTTTCATGCAGAGCTTACTTGCCCCTCACCTTGGTGATCAGGTCCTTGGAAGCCAGAGATCACTCTCAGAACATCAGAGGAACACACAGTGTGGTCCGTCCTCTGCAATTGAATATAATTGTCCCCCAACTCATGAAAGTGTCCATATtagaagagagagtgagagtcaGAACAGGGAAAGCTGTGACATGTCCCTGGGTGCAATTAACACCAGGAACAGCACCTTGAATATTCCTTTCTCAAGTTCTTCTTCTTCAGGAGATATTCAAGGTCGAAACACAAGTCCCAATGTTTCTGTACAGAAGTCCAATCCCATGAGGATAACTGACAGTCATGGGACCAAGGGCCACATGAACCCTCCAGCCACAACCAACATGCATGGCGTTGCAAGGCCAGCTCTGCCCCATCCGTCCGTGTCTCACGGAAATGCTGAGCAAGGGCCTCCTGTACGTCCCACTAATTCTTCAGTTCCCCAGCGATCGAGGCATCCCTTGCAAGACAGCAGTGGTTCCAAAATTCGTCAGCCTGAGAGGAATCGTTCTGGAAACCAAAGACACAGTAATGTCTTTGACCCGAGTCTTCCCCATCTTCCTCTGTCTACTAGTGGTAGTATGATTCTTGGACGCCAGCAGCCTCCTACAGACAAGAGAGGAAGTATTGTTCGTTTCATGCCCGATAGCCCACAGGTACCTAACGATAATTCAGCGCCTGACCAGCATACACTATCACAAAATTTCGGTTTTCCTTTTATTCCCGAGGGTGGCATGAATCCACCGATAAATGCTAATACTTCTTTCATTCCACAGGTTACTCAGCCTAGTGCCACTCGAACGCCAGCCCTCATCCCTGTAGACCCCCAAAATACTCTACCCTCCTTCTATCCCCCGTACTCTCCTGCTCATCCTACACTGTCCAATGATATTTCCATCCCCTATTTTTCCAATCAGATGTTCTCAAATCCTAGCACTGAGAAAGTAAACAGTGGAAGCCTAAATAACCGATTTGGATCAATTCTGTCTCCTCCCAGACCTGTCGGTTTTGCTCAACCAAGTTTTCCTCTGCTCCCTGATATGCCGCCAATGCACATGACCAACTCTCACTTGTCCAACTTTAACATGACATCTTTGTTTCCAGAAATAGCTACAGCTCTTCCCGATGGCTCGGCAATGTCACCTTTGCTTACGATAGCAAACTCCTCTGCCTCCGACTCTTCCAAGCAGTCCTCAAACAGACCTGCCCACAACATAAGCCATATTTTAGGTCATGACTGCAGTTCAGCTGTTTAA